GGGTCGCCTATCGATCATGGTTCAGTACCATTGCCGCGTAGAGCACCTGTTCAACGTTGGCCCGGGCGCGTTCAATCCGCCGCCGAAGGTGGATTCGGCCATTGTCCGTCTGGTGCCGCACGCAGTACTGCCGCATCCGGCCAAGGATCACCGCCTGTTGGAACGTGTCGTGCGCGAAGCCTTCAACCAGCGCCGCAAAACCTTGCGCAACACGCTCAAGCAATTGATGACCACTGCCGAGATCGAAGCGGCCGGTGTCGATGGCAGTCTGCGCCCCGAACAACTGGATCTGGCCGCCTTCGTGCGCCTCGCCGACAAGCTCAGCGAACAAGTCCCGGAAACTCCAGCCGCCGACTGACCGGCGATGAACGCTATCGGGCAGGACGCCACTCTGGTTTACTGCCCGATACTTGCCTAGACTGAATCCCCATCAGCTACGCCCCGCGTTCCGCTTCGTTTAAGGCCTCTTGCATGTCCGATTCCCGTTACCAGGTCGATGTCAGCGTCGTTACCCGCTATCTGGCAGACCAATCGCAACCCGAGCACGACCGCTTCGCCTTCGCCTACACCATCACCGTGGAGAACAACGGCGAGATTCCCGCCCGACTGATGTCGCGGCACTGGGTGATCACCGACGGTGACGGACATAAAGAGGAAGTTCGCGGCGCAGGTGTTGTCGGCCAGCAACCGTTGATCGAAGTGGGCAAAAGCCACACCTACAGCAGCGGCACAGTGATGACGACCAAGGTCGGCATCATGCAGGGCACCTACGAAATGGTCGCCGACGACGGCAAACATTTCGACGCAATCATCAAACCGTTTCGCCTTGCTGTCCCCGGAGCCTTGCACTGATGACGACGTACGCCGTCGGCGACCTGCAAGGCTGCCTCGAACCGCTCAAGTGCCTGCTCAAGCAAGTCGCATTTGATC
The sequence above is drawn from the Pseudomonas sp. FP2196 genome and encodes:
- the apaG gene encoding Co2+/Mg2+ efflux protein ApaG; protein product: MSDSRYQVDVSVVTRYLADQSQPEHDRFAFAYTITVENNGEIPARLMSRHWVITDGDGHKEEVRGAGVVGQQPLIEVGKSHTYSSGTVMTTKVGIMQGTYEMVADDGKHFDAIIKPFRLAVPGALH